The Amycolatopsis sp. DG1A-15b genome window below encodes:
- a CDS encoding HAMP domain-containing sensor histidine kinase, protein MSSSPQAEPARVRRPWSLRRRLIVQLAALLALVCLVVGVVTEFALSEFLVGQQDKRLAAASDRAAHAGERPPPWTYGEAPPPDPLRALGQGDGTLAAVQRGVLARGSVLDSTVGAPSKRKAPFRDLPKAQVLILLAVPSDGKQHSVDLGGSLGEYRVVSTVEPNGDKTVIGLPLRDVNETLWQLGFILGGVALAGILVAGAVGAATIRRTMQPLDRLAATATRVSELPLDRGEVALSERVPEADTDPNTEVGKVGSALNRMLQHVANALTARHASENRVRQFVADASHELRTPLAAIRGYAELTRRGGEQVPPDVAFAMSRVESESRRMTTLVEDLLLLARLDSGRPVVHEWVDLCRLVADAVADAHVAGPDHKWLMDVPGEPIGVRGDAGQLHQVVINVLANARTHTPPGTTVTTTLSTADGIVRLRVADDGPGIPPEILPDIFERFARGDNSRSRAAGSTGLGLAIVAAVVAAHGGRVGVQSRPGRTEFEITFPEALAP, encoded by the coding sequence ATGTCCTCAAGCCCGCAGGCTGAACCGGCGCGCGTTCGCCGGCCGTGGTCGCTGCGGCGGCGGCTGATCGTCCAGCTCGCCGCGCTGCTCGCCCTGGTGTGCCTGGTCGTCGGCGTGGTCACCGAGTTCGCGCTGAGCGAGTTCCTCGTCGGCCAGCAGGACAAGCGGCTGGCCGCGGCGAGCGACCGCGCCGCGCACGCCGGGGAACGCCCGCCGCCGTGGACCTACGGCGAAGCGCCGCCACCGGACCCGCTGCGCGCGCTCGGCCAGGGGGACGGCACGCTCGCCGCGGTCCAGCGTGGCGTGCTCGCCAGGGGCAGCGTGCTGGACTCCACCGTCGGCGCGCCGTCGAAGCGCAAAGCGCCGTTCCGCGATCTCCCGAAGGCGCAGGTGCTGATCCTGCTCGCGGTGCCGTCCGACGGGAAGCAGCACAGCGTGGACCTCGGCGGCAGCCTCGGCGAGTACCGCGTCGTTTCGACGGTGGAGCCGAACGGCGACAAGACGGTCATCGGCCTGCCGCTGCGGGACGTCAACGAGACGCTCTGGCAGCTCGGGTTCATCCTCGGCGGGGTCGCGCTCGCCGGGATCCTGGTGGCGGGCGCGGTCGGCGCGGCGACGATCCGCCGCACGATGCAACCGCTCGACCGGCTGGCCGCGACCGCGACCCGCGTCTCCGAACTGCCGCTGGACCGCGGCGAAGTGGCGCTGTCCGAGCGCGTCCCGGAGGCCGACACCGACCCGAACACCGAGGTCGGCAAGGTCGGCTCGGCGCTGAACCGGATGCTGCAGCACGTCGCGAACGCGCTGACCGCGCGGCACGCGAGCGAGAACCGCGTCCGCCAGTTCGTCGCGGACGCGAGCCACGAGCTGCGCACCCCGCTGGCGGCGATCCGCGGGTACGCCGAGCTGACCCGCCGCGGCGGCGAGCAGGTGCCCCCGGACGTCGCGTTCGCGATGAGCCGCGTCGAGTCCGAGTCGCGCCGGATGACGACGCTGGTGGAGGACCTGCTGCTGCTCGCCCGGCTGGATTCCGGCCGCCCGGTGGTGCACGAGTGGGTGGACCTGTGCCGCCTGGTGGCCGACGCGGTCGCGGACGCGCACGTCGCGGGCCCGGACCACAAGTGGCTGATGGACGTCCCCGGCGAACCGATCGGCGTCCGCGGCGACGCGGGCCAGCTGCACCAGGTGGTGATCAACGTCCTGGCCAACGCGCGCACGCACACGCCACCGGGCACGACGGTGACGACCACACTGTCCACAGCGGACGGAATCGTCCGGCTCCGGGTGGCCGACGACGGCCCGGGCATCCCCCCGGAAATCCTCCCGGACATCTTCGAGCGCTTCGCCCGCGGCGACAATTCACGCTCCCGGGCGGCGGGGAGCACCGGGCTCGGGCTGGCGATCGTGGCCGCGGTGGTGGCGGCGCACGGCGGGCGCGTCGGGGTGCAGAGCCGGCCGGGGCGGACGGAGTTCGAGATCACGTTCCCGGAGGCACTGGCCCCCTGA
- a CDS encoding response regulator transcription factor, protein MTAMNATSPGPGKADLRRADGSPVRVLVVDDEATLAELVSMALRMEGWEVRSAGDGTEAVRIAREFRPDAVVLDVMLPDFSGLEVLRRMRSEAAHLPVLFLTAKDAVEDRIAGLTAGGDDYVTKPFSLEEVALRLRALLRRAGGVTGTSGSTLVVGDLTLDEDSREVHRGGDLVPLTATEFELLRYLMRNPKRVLSKAQILDRVWSYDFGGQANIVELYISYLRKKIDADREPMIHTMRGAGYVLKPAG, encoded by the coding sequence ATGACCGCTATGAACGCCACGTCACCCGGCCCTGGCAAGGCCGACCTCCGCCGCGCCGACGGGAGCCCGGTGCGGGTCCTGGTCGTCGACGACGAGGCGACGCTGGCCGAGCTCGTCTCGATGGCCCTGCGGATGGAGGGCTGGGAGGTGCGCAGCGCGGGCGACGGCACCGAGGCCGTCCGGATCGCGCGCGAATTCCGCCCCGACGCCGTCGTCCTCGACGTCATGCTCCCCGACTTCAGCGGCCTCGAGGTGCTGCGCCGGATGCGGTCCGAGGCGGCCCACCTGCCGGTGCTGTTCCTGACGGCGAAGGACGCGGTCGAGGACCGCATCGCCGGGCTCACCGCGGGCGGCGACGACTACGTCACCAAGCCGTTCAGCCTCGAGGAGGTCGCGCTGCGGCTGCGCGCGCTGCTGCGCCGGGCGGGCGGGGTGACCGGGACGAGCGGGTCGACGCTCGTCGTCGGCGACCTCACCCTGGACGAGGACAGCCGCGAGGTGCACCGCGGCGGCGACCTGGTGCCGCTCACCGCGACCGAGTTCGAGCTGCTGCGCTACCTCATGCGCAACCCGAAGCGGGTGCTGTCGAAGGCCCAGATCCTGGACCGCGTGTGGAGCTACGACTTCGGCGGCCAGGCCAACATCGTCGAGCTCTACATCTCCTACCTGCGCAAGAAGATCGACGCCGACCGCGAGCCGATGATCCACACCATGCGGGGCGCCGGGTATGTCCTCAAGCCCGCAGGCTGA
- a CDS encoding glycosyltransferase family 39 protein, with translation MTTTLSAPAHAQPAPEADRKPRWVKPSVAALLAGTALLYLWDLAKTGWANDFYAMAVQAGTWSWKALFFGSLDPGNVVTVDKPPFSLWVMGLSGRLFGFSSWSLLVPDALAGVASVGLLYLAVRRLSGPGAGLLAGAGLALTPVAALMFRYDNPDAFLVLLLVAGAYCVVRALEHASTKWLVLAGVAIGFGFLDKMLQAFLVLPAFVLVYAVAAPASPGRRLGQLVAAAGAVVVSAGWWIAAVALWPVADRPYISGSTDNTVLELAFGYNGLGRIFGEGRGGRAGTPPAGLELPTGARGGFGGGFGGQAGLTRLFGGEFGGEASWLLPAAVIGLVAGLWFTRRAPRTDRTRAALLLWGGWLVGTALVFSYMSGIIHPYYTVALAPGIAATLAISARELWRGRANFAARAVLAVMLAVTAVWAFLLLARTPDWQPWVRYALLVAGAAAVAGLLFGADRFRRLGPVVAVLGLCGALLGTTSFTLATAATAHSGGTPSSGPSVASGRGFGGPRGFGAGETDTAVIDLLRSTTTKWAAAQSGAMQSAGLALASGRPVLAIGGFSGSDPAPTLTQFRQYVADGDLHYYVAGGRGGFGGGRGTAGEIQAWVEQNFAPLTVGGTTVYDLTKSVS, from the coding sequence ATGACGACCACGCTGTCGGCGCCCGCGCACGCCCAGCCCGCTCCCGAAGCCGACCGGAAACCGCGGTGGGTCAAGCCTTCCGTGGCCGCGCTGCTGGCCGGTACCGCACTGCTCTACCTGTGGGACCTGGCGAAAACCGGCTGGGCCAACGACTTCTACGCGATGGCCGTGCAGGCCGGCACGTGGAGCTGGAAGGCGCTGTTCTTCGGTTCGCTCGATCCGGGCAACGTCGTCACCGTCGACAAACCGCCCTTCTCGCTGTGGGTCATGGGGCTGTCGGGGCGGCTCTTCGGTTTCTCCAGCTGGAGCCTGCTGGTGCCGGACGCGCTCGCCGGCGTCGCGTCCGTCGGGTTGCTCTACCTCGCCGTTCGGCGGCTCTCGGGGCCCGGTGCCGGACTGCTGGCCGGGGCCGGCCTCGCGCTGACGCCGGTCGCCGCGCTCATGTTCCGCTACGACAACCCCGACGCCTTCCTCGTTCTGCTGCTCGTCGCCGGCGCCTACTGCGTGGTGCGGGCACTGGAACACGCGAGCACGAAGTGGCTGGTGCTCGCCGGGGTCGCGATCGGCTTCGGTTTCCTCGACAAGATGCTGCAGGCGTTCCTCGTGCTGCCCGCGTTCGTGCTGGTCTACGCCGTCGCGGCGCCGGCGTCGCCCGGCCGCCGGCTCGGCCAGCTGGTCGCCGCGGCGGGTGCGGTGGTCGTCTCGGCCGGCTGGTGGATCGCGGCCGTCGCGCTCTGGCCGGTCGCGGACCGGCCCTACATCAGCGGCTCAACCGACAACACGGTGCTGGAACTGGCGTTCGGCTACAACGGCCTCGGCCGGATCTTCGGCGAAGGGCGCGGTGGGCGGGCGGGCACGCCGCCCGCCGGGCTGGAGCTGCCCACCGGTGCCCGGGGCGGTTTCGGTGGCGGCTTCGGCGGCCAAGCCGGCCTGACGCGGCTGTTCGGCGGCGAGTTCGGCGGTGAGGCGTCGTGGCTGCTGCCGGCCGCGGTCATCGGGCTGGTCGCCGGCCTGTGGTTCACCCGCCGCGCGCCGCGCACCGACCGCACGCGGGCGGCGCTGCTGCTGTGGGGTGGCTGGCTGGTGGGCACCGCGCTGGTGTTCAGCTACATGAGCGGCATCATCCACCCCTACTACACGGTCGCCCTGGCCCCCGGGATCGCCGCCACCCTGGCGATTTCCGCGCGCGAGCTCTGGCGCGGCCGGGCGAACTTCGCGGCTCGCGCGGTGCTCGCCGTCATGCTCGCGGTGACGGCGGTCTGGGCGTTCCTCCTCCTCGCGCGGACGCCGGACTGGCAGCCGTGGGTCCGCTACGCGCTCCTCGTCGCCGGGGCCGCCGCCGTCGCGGGCCTGCTGTTCGGGGCTGACCGCTTCCGGCGGCTCGGCCCGGTCGTGGCCGTGCTCGGCCTGTGCGGCGCGCTGCTCGGGACCACGTCCTTCACGCTGGCGACGGCCGCGACCGCGCACTCCGGCGGGACGCCGTCGTCCGGGCCGTCCGTCGCGAGTGGACGCGGCTTCGGCGGCCCGCGCGGCTTCGGGGCGGGGGAGACCGACACCGCGGTGATCGACCTGCTGAGGAGCACGACGACGAAGTGGGCCGCGGCGCAGAGCGGCGCGATGCAGTCGGCGGGCCTGGCGCTGGCGAGCGGACGGCCGGTGCTCGCGATCGGCGGCTTCAGCGGCAGCGACCCGGCGCCGACGCTGACGCAGTTCCGGCAGTACGTCGCCGACGGCGACCTCCACTACTACGTCGCCGGTGGTCGCGGCGGCTTCGGCGGCGGCCGCGGGACCGCCGGGGAGATCCAGGCCTGGGTCGAGCAGAACTTCGCGCCGCTCACGGTGGGCGGCACGACGGTTTACGACCTGACTAAATCTGTCAGCTGA
- a CDS encoding ABC transporter substrate-binding protein: MISRPRPRLLTVLLTLLALAGVTVLSGCSDSSASGSGSKITIGFSAWPGWFPWQVAQEQGLFAKNGVNVDLKYFDNYTDSINALSSGAIDANSQTLNDTLSSVSGGAKLSIVLVNDNSTGNDKIIARDGITSIADLKGKKVAVEQGAVDHYLLLLALQSANLTEKDIQLVNLPTDAAAAAFKSGQVDAVAAFAPFTSTALERAGSRAISTSAEFPGAIPDHLVTSQKLVKDRPKDVQALVNTWFETLTWIKNNKDAAVKVMAKRGGVSEEDYKSYDAGTTIFTRQQNIDAFTPGVTPKNLDFQANKIIDFIVGTGLAQQRPSLDGLFDDQFVKAAPQ; this comes from the coding sequence GTGATTTCCCGTCCTCGCCCCCGTCTGCTGACGGTGCTCCTGACTTTGCTGGCCCTCGCCGGGGTCACCGTGCTTTCCGGGTGCAGCGACAGCTCCGCTTCCGGCAGCGGCAGCAAGATCACCATCGGGTTCAGCGCCTGGCCGGGCTGGTTCCCCTGGCAGGTGGCGCAGGAGCAGGGCCTGTTCGCCAAGAACGGTGTCAACGTCGACCTCAAGTACTTCGACAACTACACCGACAGCATCAACGCGCTCTCCAGCGGCGCCATCGACGCCAACAGCCAGACCCTCAACGACACCCTGTCGTCGGTCTCCGGCGGCGCCAAGCTGTCGATCGTGCTGGTGAACGACAACTCCACCGGCAACGACAAGATCATCGCCCGTGACGGGATCACCAGCATCGCCGACCTCAAGGGCAAGAAGGTCGCCGTCGAGCAGGGCGCGGTCGACCACTACCTGCTGCTGCTCGCGCTGCAGTCGGCGAACCTGACCGAAAAGGACATCCAGCTCGTCAACCTCCCGACCGACGCCGCCGCGGCCGCGTTCAAGAGCGGCCAGGTCGACGCGGTCGCCGCGTTCGCGCCGTTCACCTCGACGGCGCTGGAGCGCGCGGGCAGCCGCGCGATCTCGACGTCGGCCGAATTCCCCGGCGCCATCCCCGACCACCTCGTGACGTCGCAGAAGCTGGTCAAGGACCGCCCGAAGGACGTGCAGGCGCTGGTCAACACCTGGTTCGAGACGCTGACCTGGATCAAGAACAACAAGGACGCGGCCGTCAAGGTGATGGCCAAGCGCGGCGGCGTCTCCGAGGAGGACTACAAGTCCTACGACGCCGGCACCACGATCTTCACGCGGCAGCAGAACATCGACGCGTTCACCCCGGGCGTCACCCCGAAGAACCTCGACTTCCAGGCGAACAAGATCATCGACTTCATCGTCGGCACCGGGCTCGCCCAGCAGCGGCCCTCGCTCGACGGCCTGTTCGACGACCAGTTCGTGAAGGCCGCGCCCCAGTGA